One window of Trichomycterus rosablanca isolate fTriRos1 chromosome 2, fTriRos1.hap1, whole genome shotgun sequence genomic DNA carries:
- the mrps7 gene encoding small ribosomal subunit protein uS7m — translation MAASIVKLLKPWTPSLYPVRWSRYNPYYLEPEPCKDVYSIPESELTPEQREEKELKTLRPIKAATSSSTSSPFDDPVISKFTNMIMQDGDKVLARGIMTQTLEMIKRKQVEKYHRAPATDREAMECNPYAIFHQALENCKPIIGLASIQKGGKFYQVPVPLTDNRRRFLAMKWIITECRENKNRRTRMYEKLSQELLAAFNNEGSVIKRKHDLHKMAEANRAYAHYRWW, via the exons TCTGTATCCGGTTCGGTGGAGCCGCTACAACCCGTACTACCTGGAACCAGAACCATGTAAGGATGTGTACTCGATCCCGGAGTCAGAGCTCACCCCGGAACAGAGAGAGgaaaaagagctgaaaactcTCAGACCAATTAAAGCTGCGACATCCAGCAGCACCAGCTCACCGTTCGACGATCCTGTCATCAG TAAGTTCACCAACATGATCATGCAGGACGGGGATAAAGTTCTGGCTCGAGGAATCATGACGCAG ACTCTGGAGATGATCAAGAGGAAGCAGGTGGAGAAATACCACCGCGCTCCAGCAACCGACAGGGAGGCGATGGAGTGTAACCCGTACGCCATCTTCCACCAGGCCTTAGAGAACTGCAAACCCATCATCGGTCTGGCCAGCATACAGAAAGGGGGGAAGTTCTACCAG GTTCCGGTCCCTCTGACGGACAACCGGCGGCGTTTCCTGGCCATGAAGTGGATTATCACAGAGTGCAGAGAGAACAAGAACCGGCGGACGCGCATGTACGAGAAGCTCTCGCAGGAACTGCTGGCCGCGTTCAACAACGAGGGGAGCGTCATCAAGCGCAAACACGACCTGCACAAGATGGCCGAGGCTAACCGGGCGTACGCGCACTACCGCTGGTGGTGA